In Staphylococcus saccharolyticus, one genomic interval encodes:
- the codY gene encoding GTP-sensing pleiotropic transcriptional regulator CodY — protein sequence MSLLSKTRELNTLLQKHKGIAVDFKDVAQTISSVTVTNVFIVSRRGKILGSCLNELLKSERIKDMLEDRHIPREYTEKLMDVKQTESNIEIDDELTVFPPENKDVFVNSRTTIFPILGGGERLGTLVLGRVQDDFNENDLVLGEYAATVIGMEILREKHNEVEKEARDKAAITMAINSLSYSEKEAIEHIFEELGGTEGLLIASKVADRVGITRSVIVNALRKLESAGVIESRSLGMKGTFIKVKKEKFLDELEKNK from the coding sequence ATGAGCTTATTATCTAAGACTAGAGAATTAAACACGTTATTACAAAAACATAAAGGCATTGCAGTGGACTTTAAAGATGTTGCTCAAACGATTAGTAGTGTTACAGTTACAAATGTATTTATCGTATCGAGAAGAGGAAAAATCTTAGGGTCGTGTCTCAACGAATTATTAAAAAGTGAACGTATTAAAGATATGTTGGAAGATAGACATATCCCTCGTGAATACACTGAAAAATTAATGGACGTTAAGCAAACTGAATCTAACATTGAAATTGATGATGAGTTAACTGTCTTTCCACCAGAAAACAAAGATGTATTTGTAAATAGTAGAACGACTATTTTCCCAATTTTAGGTGGTGGAGAAAGACTAGGAACTTTAGTCTTAGGCCGTGTGCAAGACGACTTCAATGAAAATGATTTAGTTTTGGGTGAATATGCGGCAACAGTTATAGGTATGGAAATCTTACGAGAAAAGCACAATGAAGTAGAAAAAGAAGCTCGTGATAAAGCTGCAATAACAATGGCTATTAATTCCTTGTCATATTCTGAAAAAGAAGCAATTGAACATATATTTGAGGAGTTAGGTGGTACTGAAGGTCTGCTTATAGCATCAAAAGTAGCTGATCGTGTAGGTATAACAAGATCAGTAATTGTAAATGCTTTACGTAAGTTAGAAAGTGCTGGTGTTATTGAATCACGTTCATTAGGAATGAAGGGGACTTTCATTAAAGTTAAAAAAGAGAAATTCCTAGATGAATTGGAAAAAAATAAATAA
- the hslU gene encoding ATP-dependent protease ATPase subunit HslU: MYTNGIKLTPKDIVSKLNEYIVGQDDAKRKVAIALRNRYRRSLLEDEEKQEIAPKNILMIGPTGVGKTEIARRMAKIVGAPFIKVEATKFTEVGYVGRDVESMVRDLVDVAVRLVKEEKKSLVQDEAIAKANDILVKLLVPSMKKKASQGNTPLENLLGGAIPNFGQNNDDEEEPPTEEIKTKRSEIKKQLDEGKLEKEKVRIKVEQDPAAMGMLGTNQNQQIQDMMNQLMPKKKVEREVSVETARKILADDYADELIDQETANQEALELAEQMGIIFIDEIDKVATNNQSSGQDVSRQGVQRDILPILEGSMIQTKYGTVDTEHMLFIGAGAFHVSKPSDLIPELQGRFPIRVELESLSVDDFVSILTEPKLSLIKQYEALLQTEAVTVNFSEEAIKRLAEIAYQVNQDTDNIGARRLHTILEKMLEDLSFEAPNMPNAVVDITPQYVDDKLKSISTNKDLSTFIL; encoded by the coding sequence ATGTATACCAATGGAATTAAGTTAACTCCTAAAGACATCGTATCTAAACTAAATGAATATATTGTCGGTCAAGACGATGCTAAACGTAAAGTCGCGATTGCACTTAGAAATCGTTATAGACGAAGTTTACTAGAAGATGAGGAAAAACAAGAAATTGCACCTAAGAACATTTTAATGATTGGACCAACTGGTGTTGGTAAAACTGAAATTGCACGACGTATGGCTAAAATTGTTGGGGCACCTTTCATTAAAGTTGAAGCAACTAAATTTACTGAAGTTGGCTATGTTGGTAGAGATGTCGAAAGCATGGTTAGAGATTTAGTTGATGTTGCCGTACGATTAGTTAAAGAAGAGAAAAAATCATTAGTCCAAGATGAAGCTATAGCTAAAGCAAATGACATATTAGTTAAATTATTAGTTCCAAGTATGAAAAAGAAAGCTTCTCAAGGTAATACCCCACTTGAAAATCTTTTAGGAGGTGCGATACCTAACTTTGGTCAAAATAACGATGATGAAGAAGAACCACCTACAGAAGAAATTAAAACTAAACGTTCTGAAATAAAAAAACAGCTTGATGAAGGTAAACTTGAAAAGGAAAAAGTTAGAATTAAAGTAGAACAAGATCCAGCTGCAATGGGTATGTTAGGTACTAATCAAAATCAACAAATACAAGATATGATGAATCAATTAATGCCTAAGAAAAAAGTAGAGCGAGAAGTTTCTGTTGAAACAGCAAGAAAAATTTTAGCTGATGACTATGCAGATGAATTAATAGATCAAGAGACTGCTAATCAAGAAGCACTTGAATTAGCTGAGCAAATGGGTATCATTTTTATAGACGAAATTGACAAAGTAGCGACAAATAATCAAAGTAGTGGTCAAGATGTTTCAAGGCAAGGTGTTCAACGCGATATTTTACCGATTCTTGAAGGTAGCATGATTCAAACTAAATATGGTACTGTTGATACTGAACACATGCTATTTATCGGCGCTGGTGCTTTCCATGTATCAAAACCTAGTGATTTGATTCCCGAATTACAAGGTCGTTTCCCAATAAGAGTTGAACTAGAGAGTCTGTCTGTGGACGACTTTGTAAGTATTCTTACAGAGCCTAAGTTGTCATTAATTAAGCAATACGAAGCCTTACTTCAAACTGAAGCTGTCACAGTGAACTTCTCAGAAGAAGCGATTAAACGTTTAGCTGAAATTGCTTATCAAGTTAACCAAGATACTGATAACATCGGTGCCCGTAGATTACACACAATTTTAGAAAAAATGCTTGAAGATTTATCATTCGAAGCACCAAATATGCCAAATGCTGTTGTAGACATAACACCACAATACGTTGACGATAAATTAAAATCTATCTCAACAAATAAGGATTTAAGTACATTTATTTTATAA
- the hslV gene encoding ATP-dependent protease subunit HslV yields MDNSLHATTIYAVRHNGEAAMAGDGQVTLGQQVIMKQTARKVRRLYEGKVLAGFAGSVADAFTLFEKFETKLQQFSGNLERAAVELAQEWRGDKQLRQLEAMLIVMNKDAILIVSGTGEVIAPDDDLIAIGSGGNYALSAGRALKRHASHLSAKEMAYESLKVAADICVFTNDNIVVETL; encoded by the coding sequence ATGGACAATTCTTTACACGCAACAACGATATACGCTGTACGTCATAATGGTGAAGCTGCTATGGCTGGCGATGGACAAGTGACATTAGGTCAACAAGTGATTATGAAACAAACCGCTAGAAAGGTGAGACGTTTGTATGAAGGCAAAGTACTAGCTGGATTCGCTGGAAGTGTAGCTGATGCGTTTACACTTTTTGAAAAATTTGAAACTAAACTTCAACAATTTAGTGGTAATTTGGAAAGAGCAGCAGTTGAGTTAGCACAAGAATGGCGTGGTGATAAACAATTACGTCAATTAGAAGCTATGCTGATAGTCATGAATAAAGATGCAATTCTTATTGTAAGTGGTACAGGTGAGGTGATTGCACCCGATGATGACCTTATTGCTATAGGTTCAGGAGGGAATTATGCACTAAGTGCTGGTCGAGCACTCAAAAGACATGCTTCTCATCTATCCGCTAAAGAAATGGCTTACGAGAGTTTAAAAGTCGCTGCAGATATTTGTGTATTTACAAATGACAATATTGTTGTCGAAACGTTATAA
- the trmFO gene encoding FADH(2)-oxidizing methylenetetrahydrofolate--tRNA-(uracil(54)-C(5))-methyltransferase TrmFO, which yields MTQAVNVVGAGLAGSEAAYQLAVRGINVNLIEMRPVKQTPAHHTDKFAELVCSNSLRGNSLTNAVGVLKEEMRRLDSLILQAADKARVPAGGALAVDRHDFSGFITETLRKHPNVTVLNKEINSIPKGYTIIATGPLTTEQLAQKIVEITGKDQLYFYDAAAPIIEKESIDMDKVYLKSRYDKGEAAYLNCPMTEEEFNQFYAAVLEAEVAPVNEFEKEKYFEGCMPFEVMAERGRKTLLFGPMKPVGLEDPKTGKRPYAVVQLRQDDAAGTLYNIVGFQTHLKWGAQKEVIRLIPGLENVDIVRYGVMHRNTFINSPDVLNEKYEFIGHNDLYFAGQMTGVEGYVESAASGLVAGINLAHKLLNKGEVIFPRETMIGSMAYYISHAKNEKNFQPMNANFGLLPSLEKRIKDKKERYEAQANRALEYLDNFKQTL from the coding sequence ATGACTCAAGCAGTTAATGTTGTTGGGGCAGGTTTAGCAGGTTCTGAAGCTGCATATCAATTAGCGGTACGTGGGATTAACGTAAATTTAATTGAAATGAGACCTGTTAAGCAAACGCCAGCCCATCACACTGATAAATTTGCAGAACTTGTGTGTTCCAATTCTTTAAGAGGAAATTCACTTACAAATGCAGTCGGTGTGTTGAAAGAAGAAATGAGACGTCTAGACTCTCTCATTTTACAAGCTGCTGATAAAGCACGTGTACCAGCGGGAGGTGCATTAGCAGTTGATAGACATGATTTTTCTGGTTTTATAACTGAAACCCTTAGAAAGCATCCTAATGTAACTGTTCTAAATAAAGAAATAAATAGTATTCCCAAAGGTTATACAATTATAGCCACTGGTCCACTTACAACAGAACAATTAGCACAGAAAATAGTAGAGATTACAGGTAAAGATCAATTATACTTTTATGATGCCGCGGCACCTATTATTGAAAAGGAATCTATAGACATGGATAAAGTTTATCTTAAATCTCGCTATGATAAAGGTGAGGCAGCATATTTAAATTGTCCGATGACTGAAGAAGAATTTAACCAATTTTATGCCGCGGTTTTAGAAGCTGAAGTTGCACCAGTTAATGAATTTGAAAAAGAAAAGTATTTTGAAGGATGCATGCCTTTTGAAGTGATGGCTGAAAGAGGTCGTAAAACTTTATTGTTTGGTCCTATGAAACCTGTAGGATTGGAAGATCCTAAAACCGGCAAACGACCTTATGCAGTAGTTCAGTTAAGACAAGATGATGCAGCAGGGACATTATACAACATAGTAGGCTTTCAAACTCATTTGAAATGGGGAGCACAAAAAGAGGTTATTCGTCTTATTCCAGGTCTTGAAAATGTTGATATTGTAAGATATGGCGTTATGCATAGAAATACATTTATCAACTCACCGGATGTGTTAAATGAAAAATATGAATTTATAGGGCATAATGACCTATACTTTGCTGGCCAAATGACTGGAGTTGAAGGCTATGTTGAGAGTGCAGCAAGTGGATTAGTAGCTGGCATTAATTTAGCTCACAAGCTTTTAAATAAAGGAGAAGTTATCTTCCCTAGAGAGACAATGATAGGTAGTATGGCTTATTATATTTCGCATGCTAAAAATGAAAAGAACTTTCAGCCGATGAACGCAAACTTTGGCTTATTACCTTCTTTAGAAAAGCGCATTAAAGATAAAAAAGAGAGATATGAAGCTCAAGCTAATAGAGCATTAGAATATTTGGACAATTTTAAACAAACACTTTAA
- the rpsB gene encoding 30S ribosomal protein S2 codes for MAVISMKQLLEAGVHFGHQTRRWNPKMKKYIFTERNGIYIIDLQKTVKKVEEAYNFVKQISEEGGKVLFVGTKKQAQESVKAEAERAGQFYVNQRWLGGILTNYKTISKRIKRISEIEKMEEDGLFEVLPKKEVVELKKEYDRLIKFLGGIRDMKSMPQALFVVDPRKERNAIAEARKLNIPIVGIVDTNCDPDEIDYVIPANDDAIRAVKLLTGKMADAILEGQHGVSNEEVAAEQNINLDGKEDSEQVETIEENTSVESN; via the coding sequence ATGGCAGTAATTTCAATGAAACAATTACTAGAAGCCGGCGTTCACTTCGGTCACCAAACACGCCGTTGGAACCCAAAAATGAAAAAATATATCTTCACTGAGAGAAATGGTATCTATATCATTGATTTACAAAAAACAGTGAAAAAAGTTGAAGAAGCATACAACTTCGTTAAACAAATCTCTGAAGAAGGTGGAAAAGTCTTATTCGTAGGTACTAAGAAACAAGCACAAGAATCAGTTAAAGCTGAAGCAGAACGTGCAGGTCAATTCTATGTTAACCAAAGATGGTTAGGTGGAATCTTAACTAACTATAAAACAATCTCTAAAAGAATTAAACGTATTTCTGAAATTGAAAAAATGGAAGAAGACGGTTTATTTGAAGTATTACCTAAAAAAGAAGTTGTTGAACTTAAAAAAGAATATGACCGCTTAATTAAATTTTTAGGCGGGATTCGTGATATGAAATCAATGCCTCAAGCATTATTTGTTGTTGATCCTCGTAAAGAGCGTAACGCGATTGCTGAAGCACGTAAATTAAATATTCCTATCGTAGGTATTGTTGACACTAACTGTGATCCAGACGAAATCGATTACGTTATCCCAGCAAACGATGATGCTATTCGTGCCGTTAAATTATTAACTGGCAAAATGGCAGATGCTATCTTAGAAGGTCAACATGGTGTATCTAATGAAGAAGTAGCTGCAGAACAAAACATCAATTTAGATGGTAAAGAAGACTCTGAACAAGTAGAAACAATTGAAGAAAACACTTCTGTTGAATCAAACTAA
- the xerC gene encoding tyrosine recombinase XerC, with amino-acid sequence MLKVERNFSEYTLKSYHDDLAQFNNFLDKEHLQLDTFEYKDARNYLSFLYSNNLKRTTVSRKISTLRTFYEFWMTQDDSIINPFVQLVHPKKEQYLPQFFYEEEMEALFQTVELDYKKGMRDRVIIELLYATGIRVSELVNIKIKDIDVNLPGVKVLGKGNKERFIPFGEFCKQSIERYLDEFKPRQSCDHDCLIVNMKGEPITERGVRYVLNDVVKRTAGITDIHPHKLRHTFATHLLNQGADLRTVQSLLGHVNLSTTGRYTHVSNQQLRKVYLNAHPRAKKGE; translated from the coding sequence ATGTTAAAAGTAGAAAGGAACTTTTCTGAGTATACTTTAAAGTCTTATCATGATGATTTAGCTCAATTTAATAACTTTTTAGATAAAGAGCATTTACAATTAGACACATTTGAATATAAAGATGCTCGAAATTATTTATCTTTCTTATACTCAAATAATTTAAAAAGAACAACAGTATCTCGAAAGATTTCTACATTGCGTACTTTCTACGAATTTTGGATGACTCAAGATGACTCAATCATTAATCCCTTTGTTCAACTTGTGCACCCGAAGAAAGAACAGTACCTTCCTCAATTTTTTTATGAAGAGGAAATGGAAGCGTTGTTTCAAACCGTAGAGCTTGATTATAAAAAAGGCATGCGAGACAGAGTAATTATTGAATTATTATACGCAACAGGAATTCGTGTGTCGGAACTTGTTAATATAAAAATAAAGGATATTGATGTGAATTTGCCTGGGGTAAAAGTCCTAGGTAAAGGGAATAAAGAGCGATTTATTCCTTTTGGAGAATTTTGTAAGCAAAGTATCGAACGGTATTTAGATGAATTTAAACCAAGACAATCATGTGACCATGATTGTCTAATAGTTAATATGAAGGGCGAGCCTATTACTGAACGTGGTGTCAGATATGTACTCAATGATGTAGTGAAACGAACTGCTGGAATCACTGATATTCACCCACATAAATTAAGACATACCTTTGCAACCCATTTGTTAAATCAAGGAGCTGATTTACGTACTGTACAATCATTATTAGGACACGTAAATTTATCTACCACTGGACGATATACACATGTTTCAAATCAACAACTAAGGAAAGTATATTTAAACGCACATCCTCGAGCTAAAAAAGGAGAGTAA
- the tsf gene encoding translation elongation factor Ts, with amino-acid sequence MAISAKLVKELREKTGAGMMDCKKALTETDGDIDKAIDYLREKGIAKAAKKADRIAAEGLVHVEVKGNEVAIVEINSETDFVARNEGFQELVKEIANQILDSKAETVDALMESKLASGQTVDERMKEAISTIGEKLSIRRFVIRTKTDNDAFGAYLHMGGRIGVLTVVEGTTDEEAAKDVAMHIAAINPKYVSSEQVSEEEISHEREVLKQQALNEGKSEKIVEKMVEGRLRKYLQEICAVDQNFVKNPDETVEAFLKSKGGQLTDFVRYEVGEGMEKREENFAEEVKGQMK; translated from the coding sequence ATGGCAATTTCAGCAAAACTTGTTAAAGAATTACGTGAAAAAACTGGCGCAGGAATGATGGATTGTAAAAAAGCGCTAACTGAAACAGATGGTGACATCGATAAAGCAATCGATTATTTACGTGAAAAAGGTATTGCTAAAGCTGCTAAAAAAGCTGATCGTATCGCAGCTGAAGGCCTTGTACACGTAGAAGTCAAAGGAAATGAAGTAGCTATCGTTGAAATCAACTCAGAAACTGACTTTGTAGCTCGTAACGAAGGTTTCCAAGAATTAGTTAAAGAAATTGCTAACCAAATTCTTGATAGCAAAGCTGAAACTGTTGACGCTTTAATGGAATCTAAATTAGCTAGTGGTCAAACAGTTGACGAAAGAATGAAAGAAGCTATTTCAACAATTGGTGAAAAGTTAAGTATTCGTCGTTTTGTAATCAGAACTAAAACTGATAACGACGCATTCGGTGCTTACTTACACATGGGTGGACGTATCGGTGTGTTAACTGTAGTTGAAGGTACAACTGATGAAGAAGCAGCAAAAGATGTCGCAATGCATATTGCTGCTATTAATCCAAAATATGTTTCTTCTGAACAAGTAAGTGAAGAAGAAATCAGTCATGAAAGAGAAGTACTAAAACAACAAGCATTAAATGAAGGTAAATCAGAAAAAATCGTTGAAAAAATGGTTGAAGGTCGTTTACGTAAATATTTACAAGAAATTTGTGCTGTAGATCAAAACTTCGTTAAAAATCCAGATGAAACAGTTGAAGCATTCTTAAAATCTAAAGGTGGTCAACTTACTGACTTTGTTCGCTATGAAGTAGGCGAAGGTATGGAAAAACGCGAAGAAAATTTCGCTGAAGAAGTTAAAGGACAAATGAAATAA
- the topA gene encoding type I DNA topoisomerase yields the protein MTLADNLVIVESPAKAKTIEKYLGKRYKVIASMGHVRDLPRSQMGVDTEDNYEPKYITIRGKGPVVKDLKKHVKKAKKVFLASDPDREGEAIAWHLSKILELEDSKENRVVFNEITKDAVKDSFKHPRGIEMDLVDAQQARRILDRLVGYNISPVLWKKVKKGLSAGRVQSVALRLVIDRENEIRNFKPEEYWTIEGEFRYKKSKFNAKFLHYQNKPYKLKTKDDVEKITAALDGDQFEITNVNKKEKTRYPAHPFTTSTLQQEAARKLNFKARKTMMLAQQLYEGIDLKRQGTTGLITYMRTDSTRIFDSAKSEAQSYITDNYGKQYASKRKANGKQGDQDAHEAIRPTSTLRTPDEMKPYLTRDQHRLYKLIWERFVASQMATAILDTIALDVTQNNIKFRANGQTIKFKGFMTLYVEAKDDKENDKENKLPQLEEGDKVTATLIEPAQHFTQPPSRYTEARLVKTLEELKIGRPSTYAPTIDTIQKRNYVKFESKRFVPTELGEIVYEQVKEYFPEIIDVEFTVNMETLLDKIAEGDMNWRKVVGDFYNSFKQDVDRAEEEMEKIEIKDEPAGEDCEVCGSPMVIKMGRYGKFMACSNFPDCRNTKAIVKTISVKCPKCNQGDVVERKSKKNRIFYGCSKYPDCDFISWDKPVGRDCPKCNHYLVDKKKGKSSQVVCSNCDYQEEVQK from the coding sequence ATAACTTTGGCAGATAATTTAGTCATAGTTGAATCGCCTGCAAAAGCTAAAACCATTGAAAAATATTTAGGAAAACGATACAAAGTTATTGCTTCAATGGGACACGTTCGCGACTTACCTAGAAGTCAAATGGGTGTTGACACTGAAGATAACTATGAACCGAAATACATTACGATTCGTGGTAAAGGGCCTGTAGTTAAAGACTTGAAGAAACACGTAAAGAAAGCTAAAAAAGTTTTTCTAGCTAGCGACCCCGACCGTGAAGGTGAAGCGATTGCTTGGCATTTATCAAAAATTTTAGAACTAGAGGACTCAAAAGAAAACAGAGTAGTATTTAATGAAATAACTAAGGATGCAGTTAAAGATAGCTTTAAGCATCCTAGAGGAATTGAAATGGATTTAGTTGATGCTCAACAAGCACGCCGAATTTTGGATAGATTAGTGGGTTACAATATTTCTCCGGTTTTATGGAAAAAAGTAAAAAAAGGACTGTCTGCTGGGAGAGTACAGTCAGTTGCATTGCGATTAGTTATAGATCGTGAAAATGAAATACGTAACTTTAAACCTGAAGAATATTGGACAATAGAAGGTGAATTTAGATATAAAAAGTCTAAATTTAATGCTAAATTCCTTCATTATCAAAACAAACCTTATAAACTTAAAACTAAAGATGACGTTGAAAAAATAACAGCAGCACTAGATGGAGATCAATTCGAAATTACTAATGTAAATAAGAAAGAAAAGACACGTTATCCAGCTCATCCATTTACTACTTCAACGCTTCAACAAGAAGCAGCACGTAAATTAAATTTTAAAGCTCGTAAAACAATGATGCTCGCACAACAATTATATGAAGGTATCGATTTAAAACGTCAAGGTACCACTGGTTTAATCACGTATATGCGTACTGATTCTACACGTATCTTTGATTCGGCGAAGTCTGAAGCACAAAGCTATATTACTGATAATTATGGCAAACAATATGCTTCTAAACGTAAAGCAAATGGTAAACAGGGTGACCAAGATGCTCATGAAGCTATAAGACCTACCAGCACTTTAAGAACGCCAGATGAAATGAAACCTTACTTAACTAGAGATCAACATCGTCTATACAAATTAATTTGGGAAAGATTTGTAGCGAGTCAAATGGCTACTGCTATTTTAGATACAATAGCTTTAGATGTAACTCAAAATAATATAAAATTTAGAGCCAATGGACAGACGATTAAATTTAAAGGTTTCATGACACTATACGTAGAAGCAAAAGATGACAAAGAAAATGATAAGGAGAATAAGCTACCTCAATTAGAAGAAGGAGATAAAGTAACTGCAACACTAATAGAACCTGCTCAACATTTTACTCAACCTCCCTCACGTTATACTGAGGCACGTTTAGTTAAAACTTTGGAAGAATTAAAAATAGGTAGACCTTCTACCTATGCACCAACTATAGATACAATACAAAAACGTAATTATGTCAAATTTGAAAGTAAGCGATTCGTTCCAACTGAATTAGGAGAAATTGTTTATGAACAAGTTAAAGAATACTTTCCTGAAATTATTGATGTTGAATTCACAGTAAACATGGAAACGTTATTAGATAAAATTGCTGAAGGGGACATGAATTGGCGTAAAGTTGTTGGCGATTTTTATAATAGTTTTAAGCAAGACGTTGATCGTGCTGAAGAAGAGATGGAAAAAATTGAAATCAAGGATGAGCCAGCTGGTGAAGATTGCGAGGTTTGTGGTTCACCCATGGTGATTAAAATGGGACGATATGGTAAATTTATGGCTTGTTCTAATTTTCCGGATTGTCGTAACACTAAGGCAATTGTTAAAACGATTAGTGTAAAATGCCCGAAATGTAATCAAGGTGATGTCGTAGAACGTAAATCTAAGAAAAATAGAATCTTCTACGGCTGTTCTAAATACCCAGATTGCGACTTTATTTCATGGGATAAACCTGTAGGTAGAGATTGTCCAAAATGTAATCACTATCTTGTTGATAAGAAAAAAGGTAAAAGTAGTCAAGTTGTATGTTCAAATTGTGACTACCAAGAAGAAGTTCAAAAATAA
- the sucD gene encoding succinate--CoA ligase subunit alpha, which produces MSVFIDKNTKVMVQGITGSTALFHTKQMLDYGTQIVAGVTPGKGGQVVEGVPVYNTVEEAKNETGANVSVVYVPAPFAADSIIEAADADLDMVICITEHIPVVDMVKVKRYLQGRKTRLVGPNCPGLITADECKIGIMPGYIHKKGHVGVVSRSGTLTYEAVYQLTEEGIGQTTAVGIGGDPVNGTNFIDVLKAFNEDPETKAVVMIGEIGGSAEEEAAQWIKEHMNKPVIGFIGGQTAPPGKRMGHAGAIISGGIGTADEKIKTLNNCGVETADTPSEIGTTLIEAAKKAGIYDELLTVNK; this is translated from the coding sequence ATGAGTGTATTTATTGATAAAAATACGAAAGTAATGGTACAAGGTATCACAGGGTCTACTGCCCTTTTCCATACAAAACAAATGCTAGATTATGGAACACAGATTGTTGCAGGGGTAACACCAGGTAAAGGTGGGCAAGTTGTAGAAGGTGTTCCAGTATATAACACTGTAGAAGAAGCTAAAAATGAAACTGGTGCTAATGTATCCGTTGTTTACGTGCCGGCACCTTTTGCCGCAGATTCTATTATTGAAGCTGCAGATGCTGATTTAGATATGGTTATTTGTATAACTGAACATATTCCTGTTGTCGATATGGTTAAAGTGAAAAGATATTTACAAGGTCGTAAAACACGTTTAGTTGGACCAAACTGTCCTGGTTTAATTACTGCTGACGAATGTAAGATTGGTATTATGCCAGGATATATTCATAAAAAAGGACATGTCGGTGTCGTATCTCGTTCTGGTACATTAACTTATGAAGCTGTTTATCAATTAACTGAAGAAGGCATCGGGCAAACTACTGCTGTAGGTATTGGAGGAGACCCAGTTAATGGTACAAACTTTATTGATGTCTTAAAAGCATTTAATGAAGATCCTGAAACAAAAGCAGTAGTAATGATTGGTGAAATTGGTGGTTCCGCAGAAGAAGAGGCAGCGCAATGGATTAAAGAGCATATGAACAAGCCTGTAATTGGATTTATAGGTGGTCAAACAGCACCTCCAGGTAAACGTATGGGTCACGCAGGTGCTATCATCTCTGGCGGTATAGGTACTGCAGATGAAAAGATTAAAACCTTAAATAATTGTGGTGTTGAAACGGCAGATACTCCATCTGAAATCGGTACTACTCTTATTGAAGCTGCTAAAAAAGCTGGAATTTATGATGAATTATTAACAGTTAACAAATAA